In a genomic window of Cytobacillus sp. FSL H8-0458:
- a CDS encoding glucose-1-dehydrogenase — translation MYPSLEGKVVVITGAATGLGKSMAERFGAEKAKVVINYFNEEQEVQGIIETIEKAGGSASAIQGDVTKEEDIKRMIAHAIKTFGSLDVMINNAGIENEVPTEELTLEDWNKVISTNLTGQFLGCREAIDYMLENKIKGSIINMSSVHQEIPWPHFVHYAASKGGVKLMTETLALEFAPHGIRVNCIAPGAIDTPINAEKFADPKLKKGVVELIPMGYIGKPEEIAACAVWLASTEASYVTGMTLYADGGMTQYPGFQAGKG, via the coding sequence ATGTATCCAAGTCTTGAAGGAAAAGTTGTCGTTATTACCGGCGCAGCGACCGGGCTGGGAAAGTCAATGGCAGAACGGTTCGGTGCTGAAAAAGCGAAGGTTGTCATCAATTATTTTAATGAGGAACAGGAAGTGCAGGGGATCATAGAAACGATAGAGAAAGCCGGCGGCAGTGCCTCTGCCATACAGGGGGATGTTACAAAGGAAGAGGATATTAAAAGAATGATCGCACATGCCATTAAAACGTTCGGTTCTCTCGACGTCATGATCAATAACGCGGGAATTGAAAATGAAGTACCAACTGAAGAACTTACCCTGGAGGATTGGAATAAAGTTATTTCGACAAATCTAACGGGACAGTTTCTAGGCTGCCGTGAAGCGATTGACTACATGCTGGAAAACAAAATAAAAGGCTCGATCATAAATATGTCATCAGTTCATCAGGAAATTCCATGGCCTCATTTTGTTCATTATGCAGCAAGTAAAGGCGGAGTCAAATTGATGACCGAGACCCTTGCGCTTGAATTTGCCCCGCACGGGATCCGGGTGAACTGCATTGCCCCTGGTGCTATTGATACACCCATTAATGCAGAAAAATTCGCAGACCCGAAATTGAAAAAAGGTGTTGTTGAGCTTATTCCCATGGGCTACATCGGCAAGCCCGAAGAAATAGCAGCTTGTGCAGTATGGCTGGCATCCACTGAAGCAAGCTATGTCACCGGAATGACCTTGTATGCTGATGGCGGCATGACACAATATCCTGGATTTCAGGCTGGCAAAGGATGA
- a CDS encoding catalase translates to MADNKDMNPANEQNVNRETLTTRQGHPVTDNQNIRTIGNRGPATLENYHFIEKISHFDREEVPERVVHARGAGAFGYFETYGKVGDEPVEKYTRAKVFSGAGKRTPLMVRFSTVAGAKDSPETARDPRGFAVKMYTEDGNWDLVGNNLKIFFIRDAMKFPDMIHAFKPDPVSNVPNPERMFDFVSRTPEATHMITFLFSPWGIPATYRHMQGSGVNTYKWVNEKGEAVLVKYHWEPKQGIRNLTQEEASEIQAKNVGHATQDLFEAIKRGDYPEWELFVQIMEDDYHPELDFDPLDDTKLWPEDQFPWLPVGRMVLDRNPEDYHAEIEQAAFGTGVLVDGMDFSDDKMLQGRTFSYSDTQRYRVGANYLKLPVNAPKAPVRTNQQRGQMDTRDPRESGENPHINYEPSMKGGFKEAPEEGRTPHRPTYNAAAMSAPIDRPNNYGQAGHTYRSFDDWERDELIKNLSVALALCDKRIQDAMFEHFTQADEDYGRRVKEETEKVMKEIQAMSGEKQIPGRDAGRSKYGQGSIAENQASKEAVEKSHETDPY, encoded by the coding sequence GTGGCAGATAACAAAGATATGAATCCAGCAAATGAGCAGAATGTTAATCGTGAGACACTGACAACTCGGCAGGGGCATCCTGTTACGGATAACCAAAACATTCGCACGATAGGCAATCGGGGACCAGCGACCTTGGAAAATTATCATTTCATTGAGAAGATCTCCCATTTTGACAGGGAAGAGGTTCCGGAGCGTGTGGTTCACGCCAGAGGTGCAGGGGCATTCGGTTACTTTGAAACATACGGAAAAGTGGGAGATGAGCCGGTTGAGAAGTATACCCGAGCTAAGGTCTTTTCAGGTGCAGGAAAGAGGACGCCATTGATGGTCCGTTTTTCAACTGTGGCTGGTGCAAAGGATTCACCGGAAACAGCACGTGATCCTAGAGGCTTTGCCGTAAAAATGTATACTGAGGACGGAAACTGGGATTTAGTCGGCAATAACCTGAAGATCTTCTTTATTCGTGATGCGATGAAGTTCCCTGACATGATTCATGCCTTCAAGCCTGATCCTGTTTCAAATGTGCCAAATCCCGAGCGGATGTTTGACTTTGTATCCAGGACACCAGAGGCAACACATATGATTACATTCCTGTTTTCACCTTGGGGAATACCCGCTACATACCGTCATATGCAGGGATCAGGTGTCAATACCTATAAATGGGTGAATGAAAAAGGGGAAGCTGTACTTGTGAAATATCACTGGGAGCCGAAGCAGGGGATCCGCAATTTGACACAGGAAGAGGCAAGCGAGATTCAGGCTAAAAATGTCGGGCATGCTACACAGGATTTATTTGAGGCGATTAAACGGGGAGATTATCCGGAATGGGAGCTTTTTGTACAGATCATGGAGGATGATTACCATCCAGAATTGGATTTTGATCCCCTTGATGATACCAAGCTTTGGCCGGAGGATCAGTTTCCTTGGCTTCCTGTTGGCCGTATGGTTCTTGATCGCAATCCGGAAGATTACCATGCTGAGATTGAGCAGGCTGCCTTCGGTACTGGGGTGCTTGTCGACGGAATGGATTTTTCGGATGATAAGATGCTGCAGGGCCGGACTTTCTCATATTCCGATACACAGCGTTATCGCGTTGGAGCGAACTATCTGAAATTACCTGTGAACGCACCTAAAGCACCTGTGCGCACAAATCAGCAGCGAGGGCAAATGGACACTCGTGACCCAAGGGAGTCTGGGGAAAATCCGCATATAAACTATGAGCCATCGATGAAGGGGGGCTTTAAGGAAGCACCTGAAGAAGGGCGCACCCCGCATCGGCCAACTTATAATGCGGCAGCCATGAGCGCACCGATCGATCGGCCAAATAATTACGGCCAGGCCGGCCATACTTACAGGAGCTTTGATGACTGGGAGCGAGATGAACTGATCAAAAACCTGTCTGTAGCTCTAGCGCTATGCGACAAACGGATTCAGGATGCTATGTTTGAGCATTTTACACAGGCTGATGAAGACTATGGCCGCCGTGTCAAGGAAGAAACCGAGAAAGTCATGAAAGAGATCCAGGCGATGAGCGGGGAAAAACAAATTCCAGGCCGTGACGCTGGAAGATCTAAATATGGCCAGGGTTCAATCGCTGAAAACCAGGCATCAAAAGAAGCGGTTGAGAAAAGCCATGAAACGGATCCCTATTAA
- a CDS encoding GRP family sugar transporter: MTGILLALIAAVSWGSIVFVSNKLGGDEDSQTLGTTIGALLFAIAVYLFKRPDLSNIVWAVGFISGLFWSIGQKNQFGAVRYLGVAKTAPMSTGLQLIGTTFFGVFIFKEWETRMSIIIGVTSLVCIIVGAVLTSLKQGDDKEQGKSLKKGLLVLLLSTAGFVGYVVLIRWFEIDGWSAILPQAIGMVIGAFLITLRRKPYNKFAVRNIITGLIWSTGNLGLLLSLPKIGVATSFSLSQTGIVISTIGGLFFLDERKSKKQVFMVLLGCLFIIAGGVLLGFTKK, translated from the coding sequence ATGACAGGAATTCTATTAGCCCTCATTGCAGCGGTTTCATGGGGCAGCATTGTATTTGTCAGCAACAAGCTTGGCGGGGACGAGGACAGCCAGACGCTAGGTACAACAATAGGAGCCCTATTATTTGCCATCGCGGTCTATCTTTTCAAGAGACCGGATCTGTCCAATATCGTTTGGGCAGTCGGCTTTATTTCTGGTTTGTTCTGGTCGATCGGGCAGAAAAATCAGTTTGGGGCAGTCCGCTATTTGGGAGTTGCCAAGACAGCTCCGATGTCCACAGGCCTGCAGCTTATTGGAACAACTTTTTTTGGAGTATTCATTTTTAAAGAATGGGAAACAAGGATGAGCATTATCATTGGAGTCACTTCTCTGGTCTGTATTATTGTCGGTGCTGTTCTGACTTCTTTGAAACAGGGAGATGACAAGGAACAGGGAAAAAGCCTCAAGAAAGGCCTGCTTGTACTACTATTATCGACAGCTGGATTTGTCGGGTATGTCGTACTAATCCGCTGGTTTGAAATTGACGGCTGGTCTGCCATCCTGCCGCAGGCGATTGGGATGGTAATAGGAGCATTCCTCATTACTCTGCGCCGCAAGCCATATAACAAATTTGCTGTCCGGAATATCATTACGGGGCTTATTTGGAGCACGGGGAATCTGGGATTGCTGCTTTCACTGCCGAAGATCGGCGTTGCCACCAGCTTTTCACTTTCTCAGACCGGAATAGTTATTTCGACCATTGGCGGGCTATTCTTTTTAGATGAGCGGAAAAGCAAAAAACAGGTGTTTATGGTTCTCCTTGGCTGTTTGTTTATTATCGCTGGCGGAGTATTGCTTGGCTTTACAAAAAAATAA
- a CDS encoding ABC transporter ATP-binding protein, with amino-acid sequence MIQFDNVSKKYRDGTQAVDSINLHIKEGEFFVIIGPSGSGKTTVMKMINRLIPLTSGTIFINGKRISDYDIHELRWDIGYVLQQIALFPHMTIGENIAIVPELKNWEQVKIKERIDELLEMVGLEPDIYRSRKPHELSGGQQQRVGVTRALAANPPIILMDEPFSALDPLSREKLQDDLIRLQKKIKKTIVFVTHDMKEALKLGDRICVMKEGEIVQIGTPEELLSNPENEFVRQFVGEEQGPYMKGFSLHEILLPISEAKQNGSVISATASLEETLSLLATHEELAVEEGGAIIGMINRQAVIRKLARSKQKEVRS; translated from the coding sequence ATGATTCAGTTTGACAACGTGTCGAAAAAGTATCGGGATGGTACCCAAGCTGTAGATTCAATCAATTTACATATAAAAGAAGGCGAGTTCTTCGTGATTATTGGTCCGAGCGGTTCAGGAAAAACCACTGTTATGAAGATGATTAATAGGCTGATTCCCTTGACATCAGGAACGATTTTCATAAATGGCAAACGGATCAGTGACTATGACATACATGAGCTCCGCTGGGATATTGGCTATGTCCTTCAGCAGATTGCCCTTTTTCCTCATATGACAATTGGGGAAAATATCGCGATCGTACCGGAGCTCAAGAATTGGGAGCAGGTGAAAATTAAAGAACGGATTGATGAGTTATTGGAAATGGTCGGATTGGAGCCTGACATATACCGGAGCCGAAAGCCGCATGAACTTTCAGGTGGACAGCAGCAAAGAGTTGGGGTAACAAGGGCACTGGCAGCCAATCCGCCTATCATCCTGATGGACGAGCCTTTTAGTGCGCTGGATCCCCTAAGCAGGGAAAAGCTTCAGGATGACCTAATCCGCCTTCAGAAAAAAATAAAGAAAACCATAGTGTTTGTCACACATGATATGAAGGAAGCTTTAAAGCTTGGCGATCGTATTTGTGTCATGAAGGAAGGGGAAATCGTTCAAATTGGCACACCAGAAGAGCTGCTTTCTAATCCGGAGAACGAATTTGTCCGTCAGTTTGTAGGGGAAGAGCAGGGACCGTACATGAAGGGATTCAGCCTACATGAAATCCTCCTGCCGATATCAGAAGCAAAACAGAACGGGTCAGTCATTTCCGCCACGGCTTCATTGGAAGAAACGCTTAGCTTATTGGCCACTCATGAAGAACTTGCTGTGGAAGAAGGCGGAGCCATCATTGGAATGATTAACAGGCAGGCCGTCATTCGTAAACTGGCTCGCAGCAAACAGAAAGAGGTGAGGTCATGA
- the sstT gene encoding serine/threonine transporter SstT produces MKNAISKWNQISLVKRILLGIIAGIALALTIPKAAGWVSIFGTLFVSALKAVAPVLVLFLVMHAISKHRSGQQTNMKSIIALYGVSTFLAGLVAVVASFIFPVTLSLAPGAEDVTPPGGIAEVLTTLLTNVVDNPVNALINGNYIGILTWAILLGIALRKAADTTKNMLANFSDAISTLVKWVISLAPIGIMGLVFDAIVSNGLSALMDYGKLLLILLGCMFFIALVVNPLIVFLNIRRNPYPLVFRCLRESGITAFFTRSSAANIPVNMSLCEKLGLDEDTYSVSIPLGATVNMAGAAVTISVLTLAAVHTLGIQVDFGTALILSVLAAVSAAGASGVAGGSLLLIPLAASLFGIPDDVAMQVVGVGFIIGVLQDSCETALNSSSDVLFTATAEYAKKRKEGKIVKISA; encoded by the coding sequence ATGAAAAACGCAATCAGCAAGTGGAACCAAATAAGCCTGGTAAAAAGAATTCTGCTGGGCATCATCGCAGGCATAGCCCTCGCTTTGACTATTCCGAAAGCAGCGGGATGGGTCTCTATCTTCGGTACATTATTTGTAAGTGCATTAAAAGCAGTAGCACCCGTACTGGTTCTTTTCCTGGTCATGCATGCCATTTCCAAACACAGAAGCGGCCAGCAGACGAATATGAAGTCCATTATAGCTCTTTATGGTGTAAGCACCTTTTTAGCCGGACTTGTCGCCGTTGTAGCAAGTTTTATTTTCCCTGTTACCCTTTCACTTGCGCCGGGAGCAGAGGATGTAACACCTCCAGGAGGGATAGCAGAAGTTCTTACAACACTGCTGACTAATGTTGTGGACAACCCGGTCAATGCACTGATCAACGGCAATTATATCGGGATTCTGACTTGGGCCATCCTTCTTGGCATTGCCTTAAGAAAAGCAGCTGACACTACAAAAAACATGCTCGCAAATTTTTCGGATGCCATTTCGACTCTAGTAAAATGGGTGATCAGCTTAGCTCCAATCGGAATTATGGGTCTTGTGTTTGATGCGATTGTCAGCAACGGGCTTTCTGCACTGATGGATTACGGTAAGTTACTGCTCATCCTACTGGGCTGCATGTTCTTTATTGCTCTGGTTGTGAATCCTCTTATCGTATTTTTAAATATTCGCAGAAATCCATATCCGCTTGTGTTTAGATGCTTACGAGAAAGCGGAATTACAGCGTTCTTTACACGCAGCTCAGCAGCCAACATTCCTGTAAATATGAGCTTATGCGAAAAGCTTGGGCTGGATGAAGATACGTATTCCGTATCTATCCCATTAGGCGCAACGGTTAATATGGCAGGTGCAGCTGTTACAATTTCTGTTCTGACTCTTGCAGCGGTTCACACATTAGGTATTCAAGTAGACTTTGGAACAGCCCTAATCCTTAGTGTGTTAGCAGCAGTCTCTGCAGCAGGTGCTTCAGGTGTTGCAGGCGGATCCCTTCTTCTCATTCCTTTAGCAGCCAGCTTATTCGGAATTCCGGATGACGTAGCGATGCAGGTTGTCGGGGTAGGATTTATTATTGGTGTATTACAGGATTCATGTGAAACAGCCCTTAACTCTTCCTCAGATGTTCTATTTACTGCTACAGCAGAATATGCGAAGAAGCGCA
- the opuFB gene encoding osmoprotectant update ABC transporter permease/substrate-binding subunit OpuFB (The ABC transporter OpuF is widely distributed in Bacillus species other than B. subtilis. OpuFA is the ATP-binding subunit, while OpuFB is a fusion of permease and substrate-binding subunits.) has product MNTLSSVFNERKGQLLSVLIEHIQISLIALFFAVLIAIPLGIYLTNKQKIAEGIIGVTAVLQTVPSLALLGLLIPLFGIGKVPAIIALVVYALLPILRNTYTGIKEVDDSIIEAARAMGMNRRKRLMKVELPLAMPVIMAGIRTAMVLIVGTATLAALIGAGGLGELILLGIDRNNTALIVLGAIPAAILAILFDMLLRRFEHMSFKRSLTALGVFIGAMILVMAIPMLTNKSEENIVIGGKLGSEPEILINMYKLLIENETDLIVELKPGLGKTSFVFNALKSDSIDVYPEFTGTAIAEFIKETAVSTDRREVYEQARKGMKEQFGMELLEPMAYNNTYALAVPEKLAEEYELQSISDLKSVEQNIKAGFTLEFSDREDGYRGIQELYGLDFPTVLTMEPKLRYGAIEKGEINLVDAYSTDSEIARYNLTVLEDDKHLFPPYQGAPLLREETAEKHPELVKALNKLDGKISDDEMREMNYKVNVEGASPEETAREYLKEEGLLK; this is encoded by the coding sequence ATGAACACCTTGAGCTCTGTTTTTAATGAAAGGAAAGGGCAATTATTAAGTGTACTTATTGAGCATATACAGATTTCGCTTATCGCTTTGTTTTTTGCAGTCCTGATTGCGATTCCGCTTGGAATTTATCTGACTAACAAACAAAAAATCGCAGAAGGGATTATTGGCGTGACGGCCGTATTGCAGACAGTTCCTTCATTAGCTTTGCTTGGTCTTTTGATTCCTTTGTTCGGAATAGGCAAAGTGCCTGCTATTATCGCGTTAGTCGTGTATGCCCTCTTGCCCATTCTGAGAAATACATATACAGGCATAAAGGAAGTAGATGATTCCATTATTGAAGCGGCAAGGGCAATGGGAATGAACAGGAGAAAAAGGCTCATGAAGGTAGAACTTCCTCTTGCCATGCCTGTTATTATGGCCGGTATCCGGACGGCTATGGTCTTAATTGTCGGAACAGCTACTCTTGCTGCTTTAATTGGAGCAGGAGGCTTGGGAGAACTGATCCTCCTTGGAATCGACCGAAATAATACTGCACTGATCGTTCTTGGGGCCATACCTGCAGCCATATTGGCAATCCTATTTGATATGCTGCTGCGACGATTCGAGCATATGTCTTTTAAACGATCGCTCACAGCGCTGGGAGTCTTTATTGGTGCAATGATACTGGTTATGGCGATACCGATGCTGACTAATAAATCAGAAGAGAATATTGTCATTGGCGGGAAGCTTGGTTCAGAACCGGAAATCCTGATCAATATGTACAAATTGCTGATTGAAAATGAAACCGACCTTATTGTCGAGTTAAAACCAGGATTAGGAAAAACATCATTCGTCTTTAATGCTCTGAAGTCTGACAGTATTGACGTGTATCCTGAGTTTACCGGTACAGCCATTGCTGAATTTATAAAAGAGACAGCAGTAAGCACTGATCGCAGAGAGGTATATGAGCAGGCGAGAAAAGGAATGAAGGAACAATTCGGCATGGAGCTGTTAGAACCGATGGCTTACAATAACACGTATGCTTTGGCAGTACCTGAGAAACTGGCTGAAGAGTATGAACTGCAGTCAATTTCAGATCTGAAATCAGTCGAACAAAACATAAAAGCCGGCTTCACCCTTGAATTCTCAGATCGGGAAGATGGCTATCGGGGTATTCAGGAGCTGTATGGCCTGGACTTTCCAACTGTTTTAACCATGGAGCCCAAGCTGCGCTATGGTGCAATTGAAAAAGGTGAGATCAACTTAGTGGACGCTTATTCTACAGATAGTGAAATTGCCAGATACAACCTCACTGTCCTGGAGGATGACAAACACCTTTTTCCTCCTTATCAGGGAGCCCCGCTGCTGCGAGAAGAAACCGCTGAAAAGCATCCTGAGCTTGTCAAAGCTTTAAATAAGCTGGATGGTAAGATAAGTGATGATGAAATGCGTGAAATGAACTACAAAGTAAATGTTGAAGGTGCGAGTCCTGAAGAAACTGCAAGAGAGTATCTTAAGGAGGAAGGATTGCTGAAATAG
- a CDS encoding LysR family transcriptional regulator, producing the protein MDIRHLEYFAEVAQHLSFTKASQTLHVTQPSISKAIKNLEGELGVPLFYRSSKQLELTDAGKAVLINAKKVLDAFQNLTLELTDLMELKGGEIKIGIPPIVGAAFFSKLISQYKEKFPLIEIKLTEVGTKKIKKGVEDGTLDIGLICTVPAQGSGFEIINVLRDPLMLIIHREHRLASKKEVHFSELAKEPFILYRKDFTLYDLIIEECLNSGFQPNIVCESSQKDFLLGMVEGKLGITMLPSKICQNINCNDLVVLPISESAVNLELGMIWKKDKYLSFAVREFIASAETYLEEGL; encoded by the coding sequence TTGGATATCCGGCATTTAGAATATTTTGCTGAAGTGGCACAGCATTTAAGCTTCACAAAAGCATCACAGACCCTGCATGTCACCCAGCCTTCAATCAGCAAAGCCATCAAAAATCTCGAAGGCGAACTGGGAGTGCCTCTATTTTATCGGTCATCGAAGCAGCTTGAATTAACTGATGCTGGAAAAGCGGTGTTAATCAATGCGAAAAAAGTGCTGGACGCATTTCAGAACCTGACATTGGAGTTAACAGATTTAATGGAGCTGAAGGGCGGTGAGATCAAAATAGGCATACCTCCCATAGTCGGCGCAGCCTTCTTTTCGAAGCTTATCAGCCAATATAAAGAAAAGTTCCCATTGATCGAAATTAAATTAACAGAAGTCGGCACGAAGAAAATAAAAAAAGGGGTAGAAGATGGCACATTGGATATTGGCCTTATTTGCACGGTTCCGGCCCAGGGAAGCGGTTTTGAAATAATCAACGTCCTAAGGGATCCCTTAATGCTCATTATCCACCGGGAGCATAGGCTTGCTTCGAAAAAAGAAGTGCATTTTTCAGAATTAGCCAAAGAGCCTTTCATCCTCTACAGGAAAGATTTCACCCTCTATGATCTGATTATTGAGGAATGCTTAAACAGCGGCTTTCAGCCTAATATCGTCTGTGAAAGCTCGCAAAAGGACTTCCTGCTGGGAATGGTTGAAGGAAAACTGGGAATCACCATGCTGCCAAGCAAAATCTGTCAAAATATAAACTGCAATGACCTTGTGGTTCTGCCAATCTCTGAATCTGCTGTTAATTTAGAGCTCGGGATGATTTGGAAAAAGGATAAGTACTTATCGTTTGCGGTCCGGGAGTTTATCGCCAGTGCTGAGACTTATTTGGAGGAAGGGCTATGA
- a CDS encoding NAD(P)-dependent malic enzyme, protein MDLQKESLLLHEKFQGKLTVDVKMPLNSMKDLSLAYSPGVAEPCRRIHDQPEKVYDYTIKGNLIAVVSDGTSVLGLGDIGPEASMPVMEGKAALFKAFAGVDAVPICLDTKDPEEIINTVRLLQPSFGGINLEDIAAPNCFYIEERLKQEMNIPVFHDDQHGTAIVTAAGLINALKLAGKKMDEIKIVINGAGAAGIAIIKLLLNMGAKDIIMCDTKGAIYEGRQDRMNPVKESVAKITNPGKRRGLLEDVIIGADVFIGVSSAGALTKEMVETMSPDSIIFAMANPVPEIMPDEAKEAGAKVVGTGRSDLPNQVNNVLAFPGIFRGALDVRATEINEEMKMAAVEAIAGLIDATDLTPDYVIPGPLDSRVVPAVRDAVIKAAQETGAARIEIILNQIISQ, encoded by the coding sequence ATGGATTTGCAGAAAGAATCTTTACTGCTTCATGAGAAGTTTCAAGGGAAGTTAACGGTCGATGTAAAAATGCCTCTGAACAGCATGAAGGATTTAAGCTTAGCCTATTCCCCTGGAGTGGCAGAGCCGTGCCGAAGAATCCATGACCAGCCTGAGAAAGTCTATGATTATACAATAAAAGGAAACTTAATTGCCGTGGTCTCTGACGGAACATCTGTACTGGGACTTGGCGATATTGGCCCTGAAGCCTCCATGCCTGTGATGGAGGGGAAGGCTGCACTATTTAAAGCTTTTGCAGGGGTTGATGCGGTTCCGATTTGCCTTGATACGAAGGATCCCGAAGAAATCATTAATACAGTCCGGCTGCTGCAGCCTTCCTTTGGGGGCATTAACCTGGAGGATATCGCGGCACCCAATTGCTTTTACATCGAAGAACGGCTGAAGCAGGAAATGAATATCCCCGTTTTTCATGATGACCAGCATGGAACAGCAATCGTAACAGCAGCCGGTTTAATCAATGCGCTGAAGCTTGCCGGTAAAAAAATGGATGAAATAAAAATCGTAATCAATGGGGCTGGTGCGGCTGGAATTGCGATTATCAAGCTGCTCCTTAATATGGGAGCAAAAGATATCATCATGTGTGACACAAAGGGAGCGATTTATGAAGGAAGGCAAGATCGAATGAACCCTGTCAAAGAGTCTGTTGCGAAAATCACCAATCCAGGAAAGCGTAGAGGTCTGCTTGAGGATGTTATCATTGGCGCGGATGTGTTCATCGGGGTTTCCTCTGCCGGTGCCTTAACAAAGGAGATGGTCGAAACGATGAGTCCGGATTCCATCATTTTTGCCATGGCCAATCCAGTTCCTGAGATCATGCCGGATGAGGCGAAAGAGGCAGGCGCTAAAGTCGTTGGAACAGGAAGATCAGACTTGCCGAATCAGGTGAACAATGTCCTCGCATTCCCTGGTATTTTCCGAGGAGCCCTGGACGTCAGGGCTACTGAGATTAATGAAGAAATGAAAATGGCAGCTGTCGAAGCTATTGCCGGATTAATCGACGCTACAGACCTGACACCTGATTATGTTATTCCAGGGCCGCTCGACAGCCGGGTTGTCCCTGCAGTAAGAGATGCCGTAATAAAAGCAGCCCAGGAAACAGGTGCAGCCCGAATCGAAATTATACTGAACCAAATAATAAGTCAATAG
- a CDS encoding gamma-glutamyl-gamma-aminobutyrate hydrolase family protein, translating to MKPIIGVTSNLDDHNLSVSMDNIHSLINAGAVPIVVPNLLDDDQNEKLAETLDGLLLTGGGDIDPTLFGEEPHQKLGSICPERDAFEISMIHKMLARDKPILAICRGCQILSIALGGDMYQDIFSQMGVPLLQHGQKAPRWHATHFVNVKSDSLLHKVTGMQSFKVNSYHHQAVRKMPENFEVCAEANDGVIEAFESKEHRFALGVQWHPECMTQKNDNPSKAIFDAFVKACKQ from the coding sequence ATGAAACCAATTATTGGAGTTACGTCAAATTTAGATGATCATAACCTTTCTGTATCAATGGATAATATCCATTCATTGATAAACGCAGGGGCCGTACCAATTGTTGTGCCCAATCTTCTGGATGATGACCAAAATGAAAAATTAGCTGAAACGCTTGACGGGCTGCTGCTTACTGGCGGGGGGGACATCGACCCAACACTATTTGGTGAAGAACCCCATCAAAAGCTGGGCAGTATTTGTCCGGAAAGAGATGCATTCGAAATCAGCATGATTCATAAAATGCTTGCTCGAGATAAACCAATCTTAGCCATATGCAGGGGCTGCCAAATTCTCAGTATTGCTCTTGGGGGTGATATGTATCAGGACATCTTTTCCCAAATGGGCGTACCTTTGCTGCAGCATGGCCAAAAAGCACCCCGATGGCATGCGACTCACTTTGTGAATGTGAAAAGTGATTCTCTCCTCCACAAAGTTACTGGAATGCAAAGCTTTAAAGTAAATAGCTATCATCATCAGGCTGTCCGCAAAATGCCTGAAAATTTTGAGGTATGTGCAGAGGCCAATGATGGGGTTATTGAGGCTTTTGAGAGTAAAGAGCATCGCTTTGCATTAGGGGTACAGTGGCACCCTGAATGCATGACACAAAAGAATGATAACCCTTCAAAAGCCATATTTGATGCATTTGTTAAGGCTTGTAAACAATAA